Proteins from one Sphingopyxis terrae subsp. terrae NBRC 15098 genomic window:
- the ilvD gene encoding dihydroxy-acid dehydratase — protein MPSYRSRTTTHGRNMAGARGLWRATGMKDSDFGKPIIAVVNSFTQFVPGHVHLKDLGQMVAREIEAAGGVAKEFNTIAVDDGIAMGHDGMLYSLPSRDLIADSVEYMVNAHCADAMICISNCDKITPGMLMAALRINIPVVFVSGGPMEAGKVVLKGKEVALDLVDAMVVAADEAYSDEEVAAVERSACPTCGSCSGMFTANSMNCLTEALGLSLPGNGSQLATHADRKALFLRAGAMIVDMCRRYYEVGDERVLPRSIASFEAFENAMSLDIAMGGSTNTVLHLLAAAHEAEVDFTMDDIDRLSRRVPCLSKVAPAKSDVHMEDVHRAGGIMAILGELERAGLLHAHLPTVHSATLGDALNKWDIARTNDPAVQTFYLAAPGGVPTQTAFSQDRRWDSLDLDRENGVIRSATHAFSKDGGLAVLSGNLALDGCIVKTAGVDEKILKFAGPAKVYESQDAAVAGILTGQVEAGDVVVIRYEGPKGGPGMQEMLYPTSYLKSKGLGAACALITDGRFSGGTSGLSIGHVSPEAAEGGTIGLVENGDRIEIDIPSRTITLAVPDAELAARRAAMEAKGEAAWQPEKARPRKVSVALQAYAAMTTSAARGAVRDLSQLKGKG, from the coding sequence ATGCCTTCTTATCGTTCGCGAACCACCACCCACGGCCGCAACATGGCGGGCGCGCGCGGCCTGTGGCGCGCAACGGGAATGAAGGACAGCGACTTCGGCAAGCCGATCATCGCGGTGGTCAATAGCTTCACCCAGTTCGTGCCCGGCCACGTCCACCTCAAGGATCTGGGGCAGATGGTCGCGCGCGAGATCGAAGCGGCGGGCGGTGTCGCCAAGGAATTCAACACCATCGCGGTCGATGACGGCATCGCGATGGGGCATGATGGCATGCTCTATTCGCTGCCGAGCCGCGACCTGATCGCCGACAGCGTCGAATATATGGTCAACGCGCACTGCGCCGACGCGATGATCTGCATCTCCAACTGCGACAAGATTACGCCCGGGATGCTGATGGCGGCGCTGCGGATCAATATTCCCGTGGTGTTCGTGTCGGGCGGGCCGATGGAGGCCGGCAAGGTGGTTCTGAAGGGCAAGGAGGTCGCGCTCGACTTGGTCGATGCGATGGTCGTCGCAGCCGACGAAGCCTATAGCGACGAAGAGGTTGCGGCGGTCGAACGGTCCGCCTGTCCGACCTGCGGCAGCTGTTCGGGCATGTTTACCGCCAATTCGATGAACTGCCTGACCGAAGCGCTGGGCCTGTCGCTGCCCGGCAATGGATCGCAGCTCGCGACGCATGCCGATCGCAAGGCCCTGTTCCTGCGCGCCGGCGCGATGATCGTCGACATGTGCCGCCGCTATTATGAAGTAGGGGACGAGCGGGTATTGCCGCGCAGCATCGCGAGTTTCGAGGCGTTCGAAAATGCGATGAGCCTCGACATCGCGATGGGCGGATCGACGAACACCGTGCTCCACCTGCTTGCCGCCGCGCATGAGGCAGAGGTCGATTTCACGATGGACGACATCGACCGGCTGTCGCGCCGCGTGCCGTGCCTGTCGAAAGTCGCGCCTGCGAAGAGCGACGTCCATATGGAGGATGTTCACCGCGCGGGCGGGATCATGGCGATCCTTGGCGAACTTGAACGCGCGGGGTTGCTCCACGCGCATCTGCCGACGGTGCACAGCGCGACGCTGGGCGACGCGCTCAATAAATGGGACATTGCGCGCACCAACGATCCGGCGGTGCAGACCTTCTACCTCGCGGCTCCCGGGGGAGTGCCGACGCAGACGGCGTTCAGTCAGGACCGGCGCTGGGATTCGCTCGACCTCGACCGCGAAAATGGCGTGATCCGCTCAGCCACCCACGCGTTCAGCAAGGATGGCGGCCTCGCCGTCTTGTCGGGCAATCTCGCGCTCGACGGCTGCATCGTGAAGACCGCCGGGGTCGACGAGAAGATTCTGAAATTTGCCGGCCCGGCGAAGGTCTATGAAAGCCAGGATGCGGCGGTAGCGGGCATTTTGACCGGACAGGTCGAGGCGGGCGACGTCGTCGTCATCCGCTACGAAGGGCCCAAGGGCGGGCCGGGGATGCAGGAAATGCTCTATCCCACGAGCTACCTCAAATCGAAGGGGCTGGGCGCCGCATGCGCACTGATCACCGACGGGCGATTTTCCGGCGGCACGTCGGGGCTGTCGATCGGCCACGTGTCGCCCGAGGCGGCCGAAGGCGGCACGATCGGACTGGTCGAAAATGGCGACAGGATCGAGATCGACATCCCGAGCCGCACAATCACGCTGGCGGTCCCCGACGCCGAACTGGCGGCGCGACGCGCCGCGATGGAGGCCAAAGGTGAGGCTGCCTGGCAACCCGAAAAGGCGCGCCCGCGCAAGGTTTCGGTAGCACTTCAGGCCTATGCTGCGATGACGACGAGTGCGGCGCGCGGCGCCGTGCGCGACCTGTCGCAGTTGAAGGGCAAGGGATGA
- a CDS encoding MAPEG family protein, whose amino-acid sequence MPGNLLAAGAVLVLWTLIMLVWVAATRFPAMAKAGIDVKTAQPGGRGADLEPVLPPGVNWKSHNYTHLLEQPTLFYAVIVFLHLSGGDTALTQGFAWAYVVLRIVHSLWQATVNRVPVRFALFALSTFCLLALSVLAVIATLG is encoded by the coding sequence ATGCCAGGAAATCTGCTGGCGGCCGGCGCGGTGCTCGTGCTCTGGACGCTCATCATGCTCGTCTGGGTTGCGGCAACGCGCTTCCCGGCGATGGCGAAGGCCGGAATCGACGTCAAAACGGCGCAGCCCGGCGGTCGCGGCGCCGATCTGGAGCCGGTGTTGCCGCCCGGCGTGAACTGGAAATCGCACAATTACACGCATCTGCTCGAACAGCCGACGCTCTTCTATGCGGTGATCGTCTTTCTGCACCTGTCGGGTGGTGACACGGCGCTGACGCAGGGCTTCGCCTGGGCTTATGTCGTGCTGCGCATCGTGCACAGCCTGTGGCAGGCGACGGTCAACCGGGTTCCGGTGCGTTTCGCGCTGTTTGCACTATCGACATTCTGCCTGCTCGCGCTGTCGGTGCTGGCCGTTATCGCAACCTTGGGCTGA
- a CDS encoding N-formylglutamate amidohydrolase, which yields MSEAWQQLGTPRVGGVLLIGDHASAAVPPDIDLGIDPALLSQHIAIDIGVAEVAALLVRNGAVDAAILGGVSRLVVDCNRDEDAPGAVPIASDGHAIPGNALDHAGREARIARFFRPYHDHIAAVIAARRPAMILSLHSFTPTLASDPAQARPWHVGVLYNEDARLAAAAIAALGDEGLIVGDQLPYSGKLLNATMNRHAEANDIPYVGIEMRQDLVGDPPGHALWAQRLSNMGRKLGLILPR from the coding sequence ATGAGCGAGGCGTGGCAACAACTAGGTACGCCGCGCGTCGGCGGGGTGCTGTTGATCGGCGATCATGCGTCGGCGGCCGTGCCGCCCGACATCGACCTCGGCATCGACCCCGCGCTGCTGTCGCAGCATATCGCGATCGACATCGGCGTTGCGGAAGTCGCGGCGTTGCTCGTCCGGAACGGCGCGGTCGACGCGGCGATTTTGGGCGGCGTGTCGCGGCTGGTCGTCGACTGCAATCGCGACGAGGATGCGCCGGGCGCGGTGCCTATCGCCAGCGACGGCCATGCGATCCCCGGCAACGCGCTCGATCATGCCGGACGCGAGGCACGGATTGCGCGCTTTTTCCGCCCCTATCACGATCATATCGCGGCGGTGATCGCCGCGCGCCGGCCCGCGATGATCCTTTCGCTGCACAGCTTCACCCCCACGCTCGCCAGCGATCCGGCGCAGGCGCGGCCGTGGCATGTCGGCGTTCTCTATAACGAGGACGCGCGGTTGGCGGCCGCAGCGATCGCAGCGCTCGGCGACGAGGGGCTGATCGTCGGCGACCAGCTTCCCTATTCGGGCAAGCTGCTCAACGCGACGATGAACCGCCACGCCGAGGCGAATGACATCCCCTATGTCGGGATCGAGATGCGGCAGGACCTGGTCGGCGATCCGCCGGGGCATGCGCTCTGGGCGCAGCGGCTGTCCAATATGGGCCGGAAACTGGGTTTGATTCTACCGCGTTAG
- a CDS encoding EF-hand domain-containing protein produces MRIRTVLPLAAFAAFLPAMGALAAPGGDFERAAQELRDADRNGDGAVSRAEFQHYRVGRWAKMDRNGDGYFSRDDLPALARSRWDGDRMTQLRRDFDKNRDGRISRAEFVGGPMPMFDAADSNRDNQVSKAELQALGQKAKAR; encoded by the coding sequence ATGCGAATCAGGACTGTCTTGCCGCTTGCCGCCTTTGCGGCGTTTCTTCCGGCAATGGGTGCGCTGGCCGCGCCCGGCGGCGATTTCGAACGCGCTGCGCAGGAATTGCGCGACGCCGACCGCAATGGCGACGGCGCCGTAAGCCGCGCCGAGTTTCAGCACTATCGCGTCGGCCGCTGGGCGAAGATGGATCGCAACGGCGATGGCTATTTCAGCAGGGACGACTTGCCCGCGCTGGCGCGGTCGCGCTGGGATGGCGACCGCATGACGCAGCTGCGCCGCGATTTCGACAAGAATCGCGACGGTCGCATCTCGCGCGCCGAGTTCGTCGGCGGGCCGATGCCGATGTTCGATGCCGCCGACAGCAACCGCGACAATCAGGTCAGCAAGGCCGAACTGCAGGCATTGGGGCAAAAGGCGAAAGCGCGGTAG
- a CDS encoding 4-(cytidine 5'-diphospho)-2-C-methyl-D-erythritol kinase, protein MTLFHETGWAKINLALHVRARRADGYHEIETLFAFVDGGDAIAAAVSDADDLTIEGPFGDGLSAGADNLVLRVLALLRDRYGAARVPPLAVRLTKTLPVAAGIGGGSADAAAMARLVRAHFLPDVGETALARIVGTLGADIAACVASATCLGVGTGAELSPVPELALGGTPVLLVNPRAPVATGPVFAAWDGTDRGPLFTGADLRAQLFAARNDLQRPAIAQCPAIADILTELGGLGPWLARMSGSGATCFALFDAPAERDAAAAAIAVRHPGWWQMTGALR, encoded by the coding sequence ATGACCCTGTTCCACGAGACCGGCTGGGCAAAGATCAACCTCGCGCTGCACGTCCGGGCGCGGCGCGCCGACGGCTATCACGAGATCGAGACATTGTTCGCGTTCGTCGACGGCGGCGATGCGATTGCGGCGGCGGTGTCGGACGCCGATGATCTGACCATCGAAGGGCCGTTCGGCGACGGGCTGAGCGCCGGCGCCGACAATCTGGTGCTGCGCGTGCTCGCCTTGCTGCGCGATCGCTATGGCGCGGCTCGCGTGCCGCCGCTTGCCGTCCGCCTGACCAAGACATTGCCCGTTGCGGCGGGGATCGGCGGCGGCTCGGCCGATGCGGCGGCGATGGCGCGGCTGGTGCGGGCGCATTTCCTGCCCGATGTCGGCGAAACCGCGCTGGCGCGGATCGTCGGTACGCTCGGCGCCGATATCGCCGCCTGCGTCGCCAGTGCGACCTGCCTTGGCGTCGGGACCGGCGCCGAACTCAGCCCTGTGCCCGAACTGGCGCTGGGCGGGACTCCGGTGCTGCTGGTCAATCCGCGCGCACCCGTCGCGACTGGGCCGGTGTTCGCGGCCTGGGACGGCACTGATCGCGGCCCGCTGTTCACCGGCGCCGACCTGCGCGCGCAATTGTTTGCGGCGCGCAATGATTTGCAGCGCCCGGCGATCGCGCAATGCCCGGCGATCGCCGACATATTGACCGAGCTTGGCGGGCTGGGCCCGTGGCTCGCGCGCATGTCGGGATCGGGGGCAACCTGTTTCGCGCTGTTCGACGCGCCCGCCGAACGCGATGCCGCGGCGGCGGCAATCGCCGTGCGCCATCCCGGCTGGTGGCAGATGACGGGGGCGCTGCGATGA
- a CDS encoding response regulator has translation MDAKAPRILIVDDDPELRALLQRFLAEHGFAVRAADGGKAMDISLTRDPADLIVLDLMMPGEDGLAIVRRLRERDETIPIIMLTARGDPVDRVLGLEMGADDYLGKPFLPRELVARINALLRRLSTDRATLRDEVVTIGPFVINFSAMSVRREDQALTLSSREFALLAALARSAGRPLSRAQLIDRALGRDAEVTDRAIDVQIGRLRKAIGDDAANPRFIRTIWGVGYVLAPGTDA, from the coding sequence ATGGACGCCAAGGCACCCCGCATCCTGATTGTCGACGACGATCCCGAACTGCGCGCATTGCTCCAGCGCTTTCTGGCCGAGCATGGTTTTGCCGTACGCGCGGCCGACGGCGGCAAGGCGATGGATATCAGCCTGACGCGCGATCCGGCCGATCTGATCGTGCTTGATCTGATGATGCCGGGCGAAGACGGGCTGGCGATCGTGCGCCGGCTGCGCGAGCGCGACGAGACGATCCCGATCATCATGCTGACCGCGCGCGGCGATCCGGTCGATCGCGTGCTCGGCCTGGAAATGGGCGCCGACGATTATCTTGGCAAACCCTTTCTCCCGCGCGAACTGGTCGCGCGCATCAATGCGCTGCTTCGACGTCTTTCGACCGACCGGGCAACGCTGCGCGATGAGGTGGTGACCATCGGGCCCTTCGTCATCAACTTTTCCGCCATGTCGGTGCGCCGCGAAGATCAGGCGCTGACGCTCTCGTCGCGCGAATTCGCACTGCTCGCCGCGCTCGCGCGGAGCGCCGGACGGCCGCTCAGCCGCGCGCAGTTGATCGACCGCGCGCTCGGGCGCGACGCCGAAGTGACCGACCGGGCGATCGACGTGCAGATCGGCCGTCTCCGCAAGGCGATTGGCGATGATGCCGCCAATCCCCGCTTCATCCGGACGATATGGGGCGTCGGCTATGTGCTGGCGCCGGGCACCGATGCTTAG
- a CDS encoding ATP-binding protein gives MCWRRAPMLRRLFSRNVAMLIGVVLAGQLLAGLLVQIWVIGPQTTRVADVTADMIHALSTTVGNLPADRRAAVIADLSDGSHLLIRPVSAPPTDGQRFPTFIEYRFMRALAARLTTQHKLDWITDTRGRLWIRLALGPDDYWVSVTPPRRRSAMTSLLAALAAAFLVATIAGLFLQRRLDRPLRRLAASVDAYDPERLSPPVATDGPAEVAAVATAFNRLTQRLARNDADRALMLGGVSHDLRTPLTRLRLSLEMIRGDDELKNVAVRQVDRIEAMLGQFLDFARGFESETIARTDLAPLLRQIVADCGATDGATISLGDNIVIRTRPHALARAVANLLGNALRHGAAPISLTARIAGDRLRIVVRDAGPGLSAGQAEAMLRPFARGDSARGGDGAGLGLAITDRAVRAIGGRLHFARDSEGFAATIDLPLAIDN, from the coding sequence ATGTGCTGGCGCCGGGCACCGATGCTTAGGCGGCTGTTCAGTCGCAACGTCGCGATGCTGATCGGCGTCGTGCTCGCGGGGCAACTGCTCGCCGGCCTGCTGGTGCAGATATGGGTGATCGGCCCGCAAACGACACGCGTCGCCGACGTGACCGCCGACATGATCCACGCGCTGTCGACGACAGTGGGAAATCTGCCCGCCGATCGCCGCGCAGCCGTGATCGCCGACCTCAGCGACGGATCGCATTTGCTGATCCGCCCCGTTTCCGCTCCCCCGACCGACGGGCAGCGTTTTCCCACCTTCATCGAATATAGGTTCATGCGGGCGCTCGCCGCGCGCCTGACGACGCAGCACAAGCTCGACTGGATTACCGACACGCGCGGGCGGCTGTGGATCAGGCTTGCGCTCGGCCCCGATGATTATTGGGTCAGCGTGACACCGCCGCGTCGGCGCAGCGCGATGACCAGCCTGCTCGCCGCGCTTGCGGCGGCCTTCCTCGTCGCGACAATCGCCGGCCTGTTCCTGCAGCGCCGGCTCGATCGCCCGCTGCGCCGTCTCGCCGCTTCGGTCGACGCCTATGACCCCGAACGCCTGTCGCCGCCCGTTGCGACCGACGGCCCGGCCGAGGTCGCGGCGGTTGCGACCGCCTTCAACCGGCTGACCCAGCGCCTGGCCCGCAACGATGCCGACCGCGCGTTGATGCTGGGCGGCGTCAGTCACGACCTGCGCACCCCGCTTACCCGTCTTCGCCTGTCGCTCGAGATGATCCGCGGCGACGACGAGCTCAAGAATGTCGCGGTGCGGCAGGTCGACCGCATCGAAGCCATGCTCGGCCAATTTCTCGATTTCGCGCGGGGGTTCGAATCCGAAACGATCGCGCGCACCGATCTCGCGCCGCTGCTGCGCCAGATCGTCGCCGATTGCGGGGCAACGGACGGCGCGACAATATCGCTCGGCGACAATATCGTCATCCGTACGCGCCCGCACGCGCTGGCCCGTGCTGTCGCCAACCTGCTCGGCAACGCGCTGCGCCACGGCGCCGCACCGATATCGCTTACCGCCCGGATCGCGGGCGACCGGCTGCGCATCGTGGTCCGCGATGCCGGGCCGGGGCTGTCCGCCGGCCAGGCCGAAGCGATGCTGCGCCCCTTCGCCCGCGGCGATAGCGCACGCGGCGGCGACGGTGCGGGGCTCGGGCTGGCGATCACCGACCGCGCGGTCCGGGCGATCGGCGGACGCTTGCACTTTGCCCGCGACAGTGAGGGCTTCGCCGCGACCATCGACCTTCCGCTCGCAATAGACAATTGA
- a CDS encoding CaiB/BaiF CoA transferase family protein: MTMLSGIRIIDLTTVIFGPYATQMLADLGAEVIKVEAPGLGDVSRYLGSARSDPTMGSIHLTVNRGKRSIALDLKQPADAAVLRDLIAGADVFFHNVRSKAIERLGFDYASCKALKDDIIYVHGTGFGQNGPYADLQAYDDVIQAATGTTSLLPRVDGDPRPRYFPSLIADKIAGQFGAQAILAALVHKLRTGEGQAVEVPMFECFAAFMLTEHLRDAALDPPIGPAGYPRQLDPSRQPFPTADGYLAIVPYTPESTARLMTLLGSEALLASPAFEAARAAGTHMSLVYAEIARKTPAKTSAEWLEIFAANDIPAMVARDLDDVIDDPHLRASGFFHRREHPDVGSFFEMRSPVRYGSAPHVEPRFAPRIDGDGAAIRDELARGAP, from the coding sequence ATGACCATGTTGTCAGGCATCCGCATCATCGACCTGACCACGGTCATCTTCGGCCCCTATGCCACGCAGATGCTCGCCGATCTTGGAGCGGAGGTCATCAAGGTCGAGGCCCCGGGCCTCGGCGACGTATCGCGCTATCTGGGGTCCGCGCGCAGCGACCCGACGATGGGATCGATCCATCTGACCGTCAATCGCGGCAAGCGCTCGATCGCGCTCGATCTCAAGCAGCCCGCCGATGCCGCCGTGCTGCGCGATCTGATCGCCGGGGCTGACGTCTTCTTCCACAACGTCCGCAGCAAGGCGATCGAGCGGCTCGGTTTCGACTATGCGAGTTGCAAGGCGCTGAAGGACGATATCATCTACGTCCATGGCACCGGCTTCGGCCAGAATGGCCCCTATGCCGACCTCCAGGCTTATGACGACGTCATCCAGGCGGCGACGGGGACGACCAGCCTCTTGCCGCGCGTCGATGGCGACCCGCGGCCCCGCTATTTTCCCTCGCTGATCGCCGACAAGATCGCAGGCCAGTTCGGCGCGCAGGCGATTCTCGCCGCGCTGGTCCACAAATTGCGCACTGGCGAAGGCCAGGCCGTCGAAGTCCCGATGTTTGAATGTTTCGCGGCCTTCATGCTCACCGAACATCTGCGCGATGCCGCGCTCGACCCGCCGATCGGACCTGCCGGCTATCCGCGCCAGCTCGATCCGAGCCGCCAGCCCTTCCCCACCGCCGACGGCTATCTGGCGATCGTACCCTATACGCCCGAATCGACCGCGCGGCTGATGACCTTGCTGGGCAGCGAGGCGCTGCTCGCAAGTCCGGCGTTCGAGGCGGCGCGCGCCGCCGGAACCCATATGTCGCTCGTCTATGCCGAAATCGCGCGCAAGACGCCGGCGAAGACCAGTGCCGAATGGCTGGAAATCTTTGCCGCCAACGATATCCCGGCGATGGTGGCGCGCGATCTCGACGATGTGATCGACGATCCGCATTTGCGCGCCTCGGGCTTCTTCCACCGGCGCGAGCATCCCGACGTCGGCTCCTTTTTCGAGATGCGCTCGCCCGTGCGCTATGGCTCCGCGCCGCATGTCGAACCCCGCTTCGCGCCGCGGATCGACGGCGACGGAGCCGCGATCCGCGACGAATTGGCGCGCGGCGCTCCCTGA
- a CDS encoding class I SAM-dependent RNA methyltransferase: MTETDLIVRIAARGDGVTADGRHVAGGVPGDKVAADGTLVAGPNHAVPVCRHFGKCGGCQLQHVSEAALADFVRERVAGALAGQQVTAGDVRLARLSPPHSRRRAVLTAIKAGRQVAIGFNAAQSNQIVDMRECPLLVPELFALIAPIRDLLGLIAPQRRPVKVKLQRLDQGVELILEGVKAEGLDAAMALQDFAGAHALARFAIDQGDGLEILWQPEPPTVCFGDIAVEVPPFAFLQATTAGEAALLGAVREAIGDAHAVADLFAGVGTFALSVQAGRKVYAAEGARDAIAALTGAANRARALVATEHRDLFRRPLVPAELDRFGAVILDPPRAGAEEQVKQLAAAATPVIAYVSCNPASFARDAKLLVAGGYRLDWAQPVGQFRWSTHVELAARFSR, encoded by the coding sequence GTGACCGAAACCGACCTGATTGTCCGCATCGCCGCGCGCGGCGACGGCGTAACCGCCGACGGTCGCCATGTCGCGGGCGGGGTTCCGGGCGACAAAGTGGCCGCCGACGGAACGCTCGTCGCCGGGCCGAACCACGCGGTTCCGGTCTGCCGACACTTCGGCAAATGCGGCGGCTGCCAGCTCCAGCATGTCAGCGAGGCGGCGCTTGCCGATTTCGTGCGCGAGCGCGTTGCCGGGGCGCTCGCCGGTCAGCAGGTGACGGCGGGCGATGTCCGCCTCGCGCGTCTGTCGCCGCCCCATAGCCGCCGCCGCGCGGTCCTCACCGCGATCAAGGCGGGCAGACAGGTCGCGATCGGCTTCAACGCCGCGCAGAGCAATCAGATCGTCGACATGCGCGAATGTCCGTTGCTCGTGCCCGAACTCTTCGCGCTGATCGCTCCGATCCGCGATCTGCTCGGACTTATCGCGCCGCAGCGGCGCCCGGTGAAGGTCAAGCTGCAACGGCTCGATCAGGGCGTCGAACTCATCCTCGAAGGCGTGAAGGCCGAGGGGCTCGATGCCGCGATGGCGCTGCAGGATTTTGCCGGCGCCCATGCGCTCGCGCGGTTCGCCATCGATCAGGGCGACGGGCTCGAAATCCTGTGGCAACCCGAACCGCCGACGGTGTGCTTCGGCGACATTGCCGTGGAAGTGCCGCCCTTTGCCTTTCTGCAGGCGACGACTGCGGGCGAAGCGGCTCTGCTCGGCGCGGTGCGCGAGGCAATCGGCGATGCGCATGCGGTGGCCGATCTGTTCGCGGGCGTGGGCACCTTCGCGCTATCGGTGCAGGCGGGACGGAAAGTCTACGCCGCCGAGGGCGCGCGCGATGCGATCGCTGCGCTGACGGGGGCCGCAAACCGCGCGCGGGCGCTGGTCGCGACCGAGCATCGCGACCTGTTCCGGCGGCCGCTGGTGCCTGCGGAGCTCGACCGCTTCGGCGCCGTGATCCTCGACCCGCCGCGCGCCGGCGCCGAGGAGCAGGTGAAGCAGCTTGCCGCCGCGGCGACGCCCGTGATCGCTTATGTCAGCTGCAATCCGGCGAGCTTTGCCCGCGACGCGAAGTTGCTTGTCGCGGGCGGCTATCGACTCGACTGGGCGCAACCCGTCGGCCAGTTCCGCTGGTCGACCCATGTGGAACTGGCCGCGCGGTTCAGTCGCTGA
- a CDS encoding MAPEG family protein: MDTNAILGPVATLALWSMVMWVWMYATRIPAMNRAKIDAKNLVGTTGRGLDEVLPPEVQWKAHNYNHLMEQPTVFYAVALALAVGGMGGGLNAQIAWAYVGLRIVHSIVQATVNRVMWRFAIFALASLALIALCLNAFMGFVLH; encoded by the coding sequence ATGGACACGAATGCAATATTGGGGCCGGTCGCGACGCTCGCGCTCTGGTCGATGGTCATGTGGGTGTGGATGTATGCGACGCGCATCCCCGCGATGAACCGCGCCAAGATCGACGCGAAGAATCTGGTCGGTACGACCGGGCGCGGGCTCGACGAGGTGCTTCCGCCCGAGGTGCAGTGGAAAGCCCATAATTATAACCATCTGATGGAACAGCCGACGGTCTTCTATGCCGTCGCGCTAGCGCTCGCGGTCGGCGGCATGGGCGGCGGGCTGAATGCCCAGATCGCCTGGGCCTATGTCGGCCTGCGTATCGTCCACAGCATTGTGCAGGCGACGGTCAACCGCGTGATGTGGCGCTTTGCCATCTTCGCGCTCGCCAGTCTCGCGCTGATCGCGCTATGTCTGAATGCCTTCATGGGTTTCGTGCTGCATTGA
- a CDS encoding NAD(P)H-hydrate dehydratase: MSVPADAPILTAAAMREAETATVRAGVSLGDLMERAGAAVADLAWRMTAGAPILILCGPGNNGGDGYVAARRLKARGAAVRVAALGLPTTDLAKAARDAWDGPVERLSDETAAAPLIVDALFGSGLTRPLADDLAAMLRRFSERRILSVDVPSGVASDGDADWLPPLAADVTLALGALKPAHVLLPTAPACGRCLLAPIGIAADRHMQTLPAPTRGAPAADAHKYSRGMVLVASGPMPGAAALSASAALRAGAGYVVLESDRPAPLSAIIAEEGDAFARRLGDPRVGAFVIGPGFPAGDALDEQLAAALASRTPVVLDAAAIPAALPNLEGGDRSAILTPHAGEFARAFPEATGSKIDRARAAAARARSVVIYKGADTVVAAPDGRICAAWPGSPWLATAGTGDVLAGACGAMLARGGDPFDAAVAAVGWHIAQARRIGAGLVADDLVAAPF; the protein is encoded by the coding sequence ATGTCCGTTCCCGCCGATGCACCGATCCTGACCGCTGCCGCGATGCGCGAGGCCGAGACCGCGACGGTGCGCGCGGGCGTGTCGCTTGGGGATTTGATGGAGCGCGCGGGCGCCGCGGTCGCCGATCTCGCCTGGCGCATGACGGCAGGCGCGCCGATCCTGATCCTTTGCGGGCCGGGCAATAATGGCGGCGACGGATATGTCGCGGCGCGCCGGCTCAAGGCGCGCGGCGCGGCGGTGAGGGTTGCCGCGCTTGGCCTGCCCACCACCGATCTGGCCAAGGCCGCGCGCGATGCCTGGGACGGACCCGTCGAACGCCTGAGCGACGAAACGGCTGCGGCGCCATTGATCGTCGACGCGCTGTTCGGCTCCGGGCTGACGCGGCCGCTGGCCGATGATCTGGCAGCGATGTTGCGGCGCTTTTCCGAGCGGCGGATATTGTCCGTCGATGTGCCGAGCGGGGTTGCGAGCGACGGCGACGCCGACTGGCTGCCGCCGCTCGCTGCCGACGTGACGTTGGCGCTCGGCGCGCTCAAGCCCGCGCATGTGCTGCTGCCGACCGCACCCGCCTGCGGGCGCTGTCTGCTGGCACCGATCGGGATTGCGGCGGACCGCCATATGCAGACGCTGCCTGCTCCGACGCGCGGGGCGCCCGCCGCCGATGCGCATAAATATAGCCGCGGCATGGTCCTGGTCGCGTCCGGTCCGATGCCGGGCGCGGCGGCGCTGAGTGCGTCGGCGGCGCTGCGCGCCGGGGCGGGCTATGTCGTGCTCGAAAGCGATCGCCCGGCGCCGCTGTCGGCGATCATCGCCGAAGAGGGCGACGCCTTTGCCCGGCGGCTCGGCGATCCGCGTGTCGGCGCGTTCGTCATCGGCCCCGGCTTTCCCGCCGGCGATGCACTCGATGAACAACTAGCCGCCGCGCTGGCAAGCCGGACGCCGGTGGTGCTCGATGCGGCGGCGATCCCGGCCGCGCTTCCGAATCTCGAAGGCGGAGACAGGAGCGCGATCCTGACCCCGCACGCGGGCGAGTTCGCGCGCGCCTTTCCGGAAGCGACCGGCAGCAAGATCGACCGAGCGCGTGCCGCGGCGGCACGGGCGCGCTCCGTCGTGATCTACAAGGGCGCCGACACGGTGGTCGCCGCGCCCGATGGGCGGATATGCGCGGCCTGGCCCGGGAGCCCCTGGCTTGCGACGGCGGGGACCGGCGATGTCCTGGCGGGGGCGTGCGGCGCGATGCTGGCGCGCGGCGGCGACCCCTTCGATGCCGCGGTCGCAGCCGTCGGCTGGCATATTGCGCAGGCGCGGCGTATAGGCGCCGGCCTTGTCGCCGACGATCTTGTTGCCGCGCCGTTCTGA